In the genome of Neodiprion pinetum isolate iyNeoPine1 chromosome 2, iyNeoPine1.2, whole genome shotgun sequence, one region contains:
- the DNApol-alpha50 gene encoding DNA primase small subunit, producing the protein MSTEGIENLIDLLPLYYQRLFPFHDYYRWLSYGDPSVFSRREFSFTVRDDVYIRYRSFVNQDELQLECRRLLPFKIDIGAIYNICPKDEKKFSSFLPVERELVFDIDMTDYDDVRSCCSGADICTKCWKYMVIACQILDSALREDFGFEHLLWVFSGRRGIHCWVCDKSARELNSMTRGCVAEYLQLITGGELKAKKVNFPGPKLHHSVRRALNIIEPLFVSMCVEEQNMLGTEEGVAKFLPLILDDSLRSQVKDLFKKHTSSVERWEAFTACYQVEKQTGKKWRLNHLLEEIMIQYAYPRLDINVTKGMNHLLKSPFCIHPKSGKVSVPFSPKAVGKFNPLTVPTINLLIEEINAFDAKEDSIQESNTRRKIKDYKKTSLNKSVHVFQEFLRNLEDASKGQKILQSDMLMEF; encoded by the exons ATGTCAACCGAGGGAATAGAGAATCTGATAGATCTTTTGCCTCTTTACTATCAGCGGCTTTTTCCGTTTCACGACTACTACAGGTGGCTGAGCTACGGTGATC CCAGCGTCTTTTCACGCAgagaattttctttcaccgTAAGAGATGACGTCTACATACGATATCGTTCCTTCGTTAATCAAGATGAACTACAACTGGAATGCAGACGACTCTTGCCGTTTAAAATTGATATCGGTGCGATATACAATATATG CCCAAAAGAtgagaagaaattttcaagttttctgCCGGTAGAAAGAGAACTTGTTTTTGATATAGATATGACGGATTATGACGATGTTCGAAGCTGCTGTTCAGGCGCCGACATATGTACAAAATGCTGGAAGTACATGGTGATTGCCTGCCAGATATTGGACTCCGCACTTAGAG AGGATTTTGGCTTTGAGCATCTATTGTGGGTATTTTCTGGAAGAAGAGGTATACATTGCTGGGTGTGCGATAAATCAGCTCGCGAGTTGAATTCGATGACCCGCGGCTGCGTTGCTGAATACTTACAGCTTATTACTGGTGGAGAACTAAAAGCCAAGAAAGTCAACTTTCCTGGCCCAAAATTACACCATTCTGTGAG ACGTGCACTAAATATTATAGAACCACTGTTCGTATCAATGTGCGTCGAGGAGCAGAATATGCTCGGAACAGAAGAAGGTGTTGCCAAATTCTTACCACTTATTCTTGACGATAGTTTAAGATCCCAGGTCAaggatttattcaaaaaacatACATCTAGTGTTGAGCGTTGGGAGGCCTTCACTGCCTGCTACCAAGTCGAGAAACAAACG GGTAAAAAATGGCGTCTGAATCATCTTCTGGAGGAAATAATGATCCAGTACGCGTATCCGAGATTGGATATTAACGTGACCAAGGGAATGAACCATCTTTTGAAATCGCCGTTCTGTATTCATCCAAAATCGGGTAAAGTCAGTGTGCCGTTTAGCCCAAAAGCTGTTGGTAAATTTAACCCGTTAACTGTACCAACGATAAACTTGCTAATCGAGGAAATCAATGCATTCGACGCCAAAGAAGACTCTATCCAAGAATCAAACACTAGGAGAAAAATCAAGGACTATAAAAAAACTAGCTTGAACAAATCTGTTCatgtttttcaagaatttttaagGAATTTGGAAGATGCTTCAAAAGGACAGAAGATTTTGCAGagtg ATATGTTGATGGAGTTTTAG
- the LOC138190399 gene encoding uncharacterized protein has product MEKCAFLERFSERTLVIVFLNKFSEKKFRKNVDILSRCQTCHVLFVSSTIMPVNNIRSIFIWAHEHNMPYTEFAQLAKDVVELYSRFVTKNCSTEARLTRVWRPGMDLGQINTWAFKLNDLNGCPVSVSSLTFTPKMMIRESENGSLIIVGGREGKLLLTLADKLNFTIALRHPSMADRMKYSRKVAIINDVINGTTEIGIGRLRPTNEMQNRIAVSAAYDDECITWGVPRVLSWKDDIVFMEFSGTVWAAVGVVFVASWVLGYVHRNIVLSENVKRKHVGFFKVLFDALTLHLGNPINHVSFSTGGRCVLIIYLYYAMVITTAYKASLASILATDGGSSVIVDVDGIIKANLTVIGSLYDYKVLKDQENDSVITQRLIERFVVDNNDSAIWDQLTSVDNNYAFLARRSALNWLRQTIAKTQESVTFDVFNNCVLAYHPVVALQKKSVLRKSVNTVIQRLTESGILNHWDPDEHDSERILKRRGAQIFRDRDLDLEIQINEPAAELTSIC; this is encoded by the exons ATGGAAAAATGTGCTTTCTTGGAAAGGTTCAGCGAAAGAACTCTTGTAAttgtatttttgaacaaattcaGCGAAAAGAAGTTCCGAAAGAACGTCGATATTCTCTCACGGTGTCAAACATGCCACGTCCTCTTCGTATCCAGCACGATCATGCCGGTTAATAATATTCGGTCGATTTTCATCTGGGCTCATGAGCATAATATGCCATACACTGAATTCGCACAGCTCGCGAAGGACGTCGTTGAGCTCTACAGTCGTTTCGTGACCAAGAACTGTTCTACGGAAGCTCGATTAACCAGAGTTTGGAGACCCGGGATGGACTTGGGGCAGATAAACACCTGGGCCTTCAAATTGAACGACTTAAACGGGTGTCCAGTCTCCGTAAGCTCTTTGACGTTCACGCCAAAAATGATGATCAGAGAGAGCGAAAATGGTTCGTTGATCATTGTCGGCGGACGTGAAGGTAAGCTGCTCCTGACACTTGCCGACAAACTGAACTTCACCATAGCGTTGAGACATCCATCGATGGCTGATCGCATGAAGTACTCCCGAAAAGTAGCTATCATAAACGACGTTATTAATGGTACTACCGAAATTGGCATCGGCCGGTTGCGTCCGACGAACGAAATGCAGAACAGGATTGCAGTTTCTGCCGCGTACGACGACGAATGCATAACTTGGGGAGTTCCTCGTGTACTGAGTTGGAAGGACGACATCGTGTTCATGGAATTTTCCGGGACAGTGTGGGCTGCTGTTGGAGTGGTCTTCGTGGCCAGCTGGGTGCTTGGATACGTCCATCGGAACATCGTTTTATCTGAAAACG TTAAACGAAAGCACGTGGGATTCTTCAAGGTTTTATTCGACGCCCTGACACTCCACCTTGGGAATCCGATAAACCACGTATCCTTTTCAACGGGAGGAAGGTGCGTTTTGATCATCTATCTGTACTACGCAATGGTCATAACAACAGCGTATAAAGCGTCGTTGGCATCAATTTTAGCGACGGATGGAGGTTCCTCGGTGATCGTGGATGTCGATGGGATAATTAAGGCGAATCTCACCGTCATTGGTTCACTTTACGATTACAAAGTTCTCAAGGATCAAGAAAACGACAGTGTAATAACCCAGCGACTCATCGAACGCTTTGTTGTAGACAATAACGATTCGGCAATTTGGGATCAACTCACGAGTGTCGATAACAACTATGCTTTCCTCGCGAGGAGATCGGCGTTGAATTGGTTAAGACAGACGATCGCCAAGACTCAAGAATCCGTAACTTTCGACGTATTCAACAATTGCGTGTTGGCTTATCACCCGGTTGTCGCTTTGCAGAAAAAATCCGTCCTTCGCAAGTCAGTTAACACCGTGATTCAAAGGTTGACAGAATCTGGCATTTTGAATCATTGGGATCCCGACGAGCATGATTCTGAGAGAATATTGAAGCGGCGAGGTGCCCAAAT TTTTCGTGATAGAGATCTTGAtttggaaattcaaatcaatgaACCAGCTGCGGAATTAACGTCGATATGttga
- the LOC138190458 gene encoding uncharacterized protein, whose translation MRQRLFNCELAHIGDEAVKFYQRNIERNCSLAVRLATVWRPGTKLTKVESWLTNIKDFYGCPISVGTFTYLPKMVISENKNGSSTVIGGRDGMLLLHIAKRLNFTLVITQPSVRMDDSNYSRKSAITEAVASGAIGFAAVRLHPTAYLNSPIKLSVPHDVECLTWGVPHIVINAENIILTEFSWELWVVIWLVFSLTCGVAYVSMNKAIKAKPKRVGFMQVILDVLAIKLGNPGIYLTDSAGARLVLMSSVWYGMVVTTAYRACLGSILATSTGYPAITDSSGIIAANLTFGGSYYHYKILVDQLNIDNKSSSELVKRYRFYRNESEALHRLRFDHDFAYLARKSTLVHARQQAIRAQEPVGFDILNECVLDYNVVMAYPEGSFLLDPVDKTIGKLLSSGSLEVFDYPSDYVSDRISTSRTQSNWDYDERIQQKFNYVITFYTICLALCFVVFLMELLVPKLM comes from the exons ATGCGCCAACGCTTATTTAACTGTGAATTGGCACACATCGGCGATGAGGCCGTCAAGTTTTATCAGCGTAATATCGAAAGAAATTGTTCTCTGGCAGTGAGATTAGCTACGGTTTGGCGACCTGGTACTAAATTAACAAAGGTCGAATCTTGGCTGACCAACATAAAAGATTTCTACGGATGCCCAATCTCGGTAGGCACCTTCACCTACCTACCAAAAATGGTGATAAGTGAGAATAAAAACGGTTCATCGACCGTGATCGGTGGTCGAGACGGCATGCTGCTGTTGCACATCGCGAAGAGACTTAACTTCACCCTTGTGATAACTCAGCCGTCCGTAAGGATGGATGACTCCAACTACTCTCGGAAGTCAGCTATCACCGAAGCTGTTGCTTCCGGAGCCATTGGATTTGCCGCCGTTCGATTGCACCCCACAGCTTACCTTAACAGTCCGATTAAACTTTCGGTACCACACGATGTGGAGTGCCTAACTTGGGGCGTTCCACACATTGTCATCAATGCGGAAAACATCATTTTGACCGAATTCAGTTGGGAACTTTGGGTTGTGATCTGGTTGGTGTTTTCCCTGACCTGCGGTGTCGCATACGTCTCTATGAACAAGGCGATTAAgg CCAAGCCGAAGCGCGTGGGATTCATGCAAGTCATCCTCGATGTACTGGCAATCAAACTGGGGAATCCAGGGATCTATTTGACCGATTCAGCTGGGGCTAGATTGGTTTTGATGTCATCTGTGTGGTACGGGATGGTCGTCACAACCGCTTACAGAGCTTGCCTGGGTTCGATTTTGGCGACGTCGACAGGTTACCCGGCCATCACCGACTCCAGCGGAATAATTGCGGCGAATCTTACGTTCGGAGGTTCCTACTATCACTACAAAATCCTCGTCGACCAGTTAAACATCGACAACAAATCGAGCTCTGAACTCGTCAAGAGGTACAGATTTTATCGCAACGAATCCGAAGCGCTGCATCGACTGAGGTTCGATCATGACTTTGCTTACCTCGCCCGAAAATCCACCCTTGTTCACGCCAGGCAGCAAGCTATCCGAGCTCAGGAACCCGTTGGTTTCGACATCTTGAACGAATGCGTTTTGGACTATAACGTAGTGATGGCTTATCCGGAAGGGTCTTTCCTTCTTGACCCTGTTGACAAAACGATTGGGAAATTGCTCAGCTCTGGCAGCTTGGAAGTTTTCGATTACCCGTCTGATTACGTCTCCGATAGGATATCAACGTCAAGAACACAATCCAACTGGGATTATGACGAGCGtattcaacaaaaatttaattacgtaATCACTTTTTATACGATCTGTCTTGCATTGTGTTTCGTTGTTTTTCTGATGGAGCTTCTCGTTCCAAAGCTCATGTAG